One stretch of Carassius carassius chromosome 18, fCarCar2.1, whole genome shotgun sequence DNA includes these proteins:
- the LOC132092648 gene encoding polyisoprenoid diphosphate/phosphate phosphohydrolase PLPP6-like, translating into MPSPKARSSGSGPCPGGNGRYEFLSLSRAPAPQLLQRQGSDPTTARLRASESPSGRRGSGSSTSSTGGQQLPEEDCMRLNPSFVGIALRSLLAIDLWLSKRLGVCACEDSSWGSVRPLMKLVEISGHGIPWLAGAAYCLYKSDSAAGQEVMLNLLTALVLDLVLVGVMKAVVRRRRPAHNRMDMFATFSVDGYSFPSGHATRAAMCARFLLAHLVLAAPLRVLVLLWATFVGFSRVLLGRHHVTDVAFGFFMGYWQYNLVEMLWLSPVMLQSMIGRLH; encoded by the exons ATGCCTTCTCCTAAAGCGCGGAGCAGCGGCAGTGGTCCGTGTCCCGGTGGAAACGGGCGCTATGAGTTCCTCTCTCTGAGCCGGGCTCCCGCGCCGCAGCTGCTGCAGAGACAGGGCTCCGACCCCACCACAGCCCGGCTCCGAGCTTCCGAGAGCCCCAGCGGAAGACGCGGCTCGGGGTCGTCCACCTCTTCCACCGGCGGGCAGCAGTTACCGGAAGAAGACTGTATGAGACTAAACCCGTCTTTCGTCGGCATCGCGCTCCGCTCTCTGCTGGCAATCGACCTGTGGCTGTCGAAGCGGCTCGGGGTGTGCGCCTGTGAGGACTCGTCCTGGGGCAGCGTGCGACCCCTCATGAAGCTCGTCGAGATCTCCGGACACGGGATCCCGTGGCTGGCCGGTGCCGCGTACTGTCTGTACAAAAGCGACAGCGCCGCCGGCCAGGAGGTCATGCTGAACCTGCTCACGG CCTTGGTTCTGGACCTGGTCCTGGTCGGCGTGATGAAGGCTGTAGTGCGGCGGAGACGTCCTGCTCATAACCGTATGGACATGTTTGCCACATTCTCTGTGGATGGCTATTCCTTCCCATCAGGCCATGCCACACGTGCTGCGATGTGCGCCCGCTTTCTATTGGCACATCTGGTGCTGGCGGCCCCACTCCGCGTTCTTGTCCTGCTCTGGGCCACATTTGTTGGTTTTTCTAGAGTTCTCCTCGGACGCCATCACGTGACGGATGTCGCCTTCGGTTTCTTCATGGGCTACTGGCAATATAATTTGGTTGAGATGCTCTGGTTGTCTCCAGTCATGTTGCAAAGTATGATAGGACGGCTTCACTGA
- the LOC132092649 gene encoding peroxiredoxin-6-like: protein MPGILLGDVFPNFEAETTIGTIKFHEFLGNSWGILFSHPRDFTPVCTTELARAAKLHDEFKKRDVKMIALSIDSVEDHRKWSEDIMSFNKDKTCCPVPFPIIADDKRELSVLLGMLDPDERDKDGMPLTARCVFVVGPDKRLKLSILYPATTGRNFDEILRVIDSLQLTATKKVATPVDWQPGQEVMVIPSLSDEEANKLFPAGFTLKEVPSGKKYIRYTKP, encoded by the exons ATGCCTGGAATTCTGTTGGGAGACGTGTTCCCTAACTTTGAAGCAGAGACTACTATCGGCACAATAAAATTTCACGAATTCTTGGGAAACTC ATGGGGTATCTTGTTCTCACACCCACGTGATTTCACTCCagtgtgtacgactgaacttgCCCGCGCTGCGAAGCTTCACGATGAGTTTAAGAAACGTGATGTGAAGATGATCGCGTTGTCCATTGACAGCGTGGAAGACCACCGCAAATGGAGTGAG GACATTATGTCATTTAATAAAGACAAAACCTGCTGTCCCGTGCCGTTCCCCATCATAGCAGATGACAAGAGGGAGTTATCCGTATTACTGGGGATGCTGGACCCTGATGAGAGGGATAAAGACGGGATGCCCCTCACTGCTCGCTGT GTGTTTGTCGTTGGCCCTGATAAAAGGCTGAAGCTGTCCATTCTCTATCCAGCCACTACCGGGCGCAATTTTGATGAGATTCTCCGTGTCATAGACTCTCTGCAGCTGACGGCAACAAAGAAGGTGGCCACACCTGTAGACTGGCAG CCTGGTCAAGAAGTCATGGTCATCCCTTCTCTGTCAGATGAAGAGGCCAACAAACTTTTCCCAGCAGGTTTTACCCTCAAAGAGGTGCCTTCTGGGAAAAAATACATACGCTACACTAAACCGTAA